Proteins encoded together in one Peribacillus asahii window:
- the nirD gene encoding nitrite reductase small subunit NirD — protein MEKTLQRIKVATVSELPKDLGKTVRVGSHEIALFHLANGKIRAIENRCPHKGGVLAEGMVSGEHVFCPMHDWKINVCDGEVQKPDRGCVNTFKVEIENEDVYIVLDK, from the coding sequence ATGGAAAAAACCCTTCAGCGAATCAAGGTTGCAACAGTGAGTGAATTACCAAAAGATCTTGGGAAGACGGTACGTGTCGGTTCTCACGAAATTGCGCTCTTTCATTTAGCAAATGGTAAAATTCGAGCGATTGAAAATCGTTGTCCTCATAAAGGGGGCGTGCTTGCGGAAGGAATGGTAAGCGGAGAGCATGTTTTTTGCCCGATGCATGATTGGAAAATCAATGTTTGCGATGGGGAAGTTCAAAAACCGGATAGAGGATGTGTAAATACATTTAAGGTTGAAATAGAAAATGAAGATGTTTATATTGTTCTAGATAAATAG
- a CDS encoding formate/nitrite transporter family protein, whose amino-acid sequence MTYVQPEQVVKNMVQAGAAKSKLPVRDLVIRGALAGALLGFGTTLAFTAETQTQMGIVGALLFPACFVIIILLGLELVTGNFALIPLAVLEKKATWQEMLTNWFWVIVGHVIGGSFYAMLYVIAATHLGHVTDHAVAQKIIQVAEAKTLGYSALGTAGLLIVFVKGILCNWMVALGAVMAMTSQATLGKIVAMWLPILLFFAQGFEHAVVNMFVIPAGMMLGADITLSHWWIWNQTPVLLGNLVGGLLFTGLALYVTYRSREVNKGKEQVKNDKGKRERMVS is encoded by the coding sequence ATGACGTACGTACAGCCAGAACAAGTTGTGAAAAATATGGTTCAAGCAGGAGCTGCTAAGTCAAAGCTTCCCGTTCGAGACCTTGTAATAAGAGGGGCATTAGCCGGGGCACTTCTCGGCTTTGGCACCACTCTAGCCTTTACTGCAGAAACACAAACACAAATGGGGATTGTAGGTGCACTGCTTTTCCCCGCTTGTTTTGTAATTATTATTCTGCTTGGACTAGAATTGGTTACAGGGAATTTTGCTTTAATTCCTTTAGCTGTTTTAGAAAAGAAGGCAACGTGGCAAGAAATGCTGACCAACTGGTTCTGGGTAATCGTTGGCCATGTTATTGGCGGTTCTTTTTATGCGATGTTATATGTGATTGCCGCTACTCATTTGGGGCATGTGACGGACCATGCTGTAGCCCAAAAGATTATTCAGGTTGCTGAAGCAAAAACGCTAGGCTATTCAGCGTTAGGGACTGCAGGATTGCTTATTGTCTTTGTAAAGGGAATTCTTTGTAACTGGATGGTGGCGTTAGGAGCTGTTATGGCCATGACATCACAAGCAACTCTTGGAAAAATCGTTGCGATGTGGCTGCCTATTTTACTGTTTTTTGCTCAAGGATTTGAACATGCGGTCGTCAATATGTTCGTTATACCCGCTGGAATGATGTTAGGCGCGGATATTACGCTGTCTCATTGGTGGATATGGAACCAAACCCCAGTGTTACTTGGGAACCTTGTTGGTGGTTTGTTATTTACTGGACTTGCTTTATACGTCACATACCGAAGCAGAGAAGTGAACAAAGGGAAAGAACAGGTGAAGAACGATAAAGGCAAGCGAGAGAGAATGGTAAGCTAA
- the cobA gene encoding uroporphyrinogen-III C-methyltransferase, with product MGKVYLVGAGPGDPDLITIKALKCIREADIILYDRLVNKCLLEEAKPDATLIYCGKLPNNHTMKQEAINALLVQCGKQDKVITRLKGGDPFVFGRGAEEAEALVENGIPFEIVPGITSGIAAPAYAGIPVTHREYGNSFAVITGHGVKGKPTNINWEGLAKGVDTLVVYMGVGNLSYICQSLLNNGKSADTPIALVHWGTKAEQRTVTGTLSTIVEVVKEKKIENPSMIIIGEVVKVREKIAWFKEANLVESKWFLEGESV from the coding sequence ATGGGAAAAGTATACTTAGTTGGAGCGGGTCCTGGAGATCCTGACTTAATTACGATTAAAGCATTAAAGTGTATTCGAGAAGCGGATATTATTTTATATGATCGTCTAGTTAATAAATGTTTATTAGAGGAAGCGAAACCGGATGCCACACTTATTTATTGTGGTAAACTTCCGAATAATCATACGATGAAACAAGAAGCGATTAATGCTCTATTAGTTCAATGCGGAAAACAAGATAAAGTTATCACCCGTTTAAAAGGTGGTGACCCTTTTGTATTTGGTCGAGGGGCTGAAGAGGCCGAGGCGTTAGTGGAGAATGGTATTCCTTTTGAAATTGTTCCAGGTATTACATCAGGAATTGCAGCACCAGCTTATGCGGGAATTCCCGTTACACACCGCGAGTATGGAAATTCATTTGCGGTTATAACGGGTCATGGTGTAAAAGGGAAGCCTACCAATATCAATTGGGAAGGGTTGGCGAAAGGGGTAGATACTCTCGTGGTTTATATGGGAGTCGGCAATCTATCATATATTTGTCAATCATTGCTTAATAATGGAAAGAGCGCTGATACGCCAATCGCGTTAGTTCATTGGGGAACAAAGGCGGAACAGCGTACGGTAACGGGTACACTTAGTACGATTGTAGAAGTTGTGAAAGAGAAAAAGATTGAAAATCCGAGTATGATTATTATTGGAGAAGTAGTGAAAGTAAGAGAGAAAATTGCTTGGTTTAAGGAAGCTAATTTAGTGGAATCTAAATGGTTTTTAGAAGGGGAAAGCGTATGA